The following proteins come from a genomic window of Candidatus Thiodiazotropha sp. CDECU1:
- a CDS encoding c-type cytochrome: MVRLKLSLTTVIAAVAFFLVSVVHAKDEQMLALANASGCFICHKIAPEANPDDLPLAPSYQEIALRYRGENDVFSPLLDRVLHGTVYRDQAWSGKVGMRFMPPNVNVTREDASSLLHWILKLDIDPEVAERLMYHDRMLALSTVSGCTICHRVDPVKEMRVIPLAPSFKEVAAHYRDRPDSKDRLLESVLEGTQGNQKVWQNVNMQFMPPNVALKKDEAAELVNWILSLDTKGVAIPMEPPKGMRSSSQ, encoded by the coding sequence ATGGTTAGGTTGAAGTTGTCTTTAACCACTGTGATCGCGGCAGTCGCATTTTTTCTGGTCTCTGTTGTACATGCAAAGGATGAGCAAATGTTGGCCCTGGCCAATGCTTCCGGTTGTTTCATCTGTCATAAGATAGCACCAGAAGCCAATCCCGATGATCTTCCACTCGCACCGAGCTATCAAGAGATCGCGTTACGCTATAGGGGCGAAAACGATGTGTTCAGCCCACTGCTTGACCGGGTCCTGCATGGCACGGTCTATCGGGACCAGGCCTGGAGCGGCAAGGTCGGAATGCGGTTCATGCCGCCGAACGTGAATGTCACTCGAGAGGATGCCTCCTCCCTTCTTCACTGGATACTTAAGTTGGATATAGATCCTGAGGTTGCAGAGCGGCTTATGTATCACGACAGAATGCTGGCCCTCTCTACTGTCAGCGGTTGCACCATCTGTCATCGGGTAGATCCGGTCAAGGAGATGCGTGTCATACCGCTTGCACCGTCATTTAAAGAGGTGGCTGCGCACTACCGGGACAGGCCTGACAGTAAGGATAGATTGCTGGAGTCGGTACTGGAGGGAACCCAGGGTAATCAAAAGGTATGGCAAAACGTCAATATGCAATTCATGCCACCGAATGTGGCCTTGAAAAAGGATGAAGCCGCTGAGTTGGTAAATTGGATCTTATCCCTCGATACCAAGGGGGTAGCTATACCCATGGAACCACCTAAAGGCATGCGCTCTTCCAGTCAGTGA
- the pqqA gene encoding pyrroloquinoline quinone precursor peptide PqqA — protein MHKWSKPRYQNLRYGFEINLYVKVR, from the coding sequence ATGCATAAATGGTCTAAACCGAGGTATCAAAACCTGCGTTATGGTTTTGAGATCAATCTGTATGTAAAAGTGCGATAA
- a CDS encoding bacteriohemerythrin, whose translation MPIVSWSDEFSVNVKVIDDQHQEMLDIVNNLHTAVEGSEDKEVLEKLLIDLNEHTRTHFATEDALMKQYNYPGYEEHLHEHNVLLQHLGNLVASVTQGKSPTFRSDYDVSSDWVLIHIFKSDKELGNFLNNQGVY comes from the coding sequence ATGCCAATCGTTTCGTGGAGCGACGAATTCAGTGTCAACGTCAAAGTGATAGACGACCAACATCAAGAAATGCTCGATATCGTCAACAATCTGCATACCGCGGTGGAAGGGAGTGAGGATAAAGAGGTCCTGGAAAAATTATTGATCGATTTGAATGAACACACACGAACCCACTTCGCAACAGAAGATGCGTTGATGAAACAATATAACTATCCAGGGTATGAAGAGCATCTACATGAACACAATGTTTTGCTGCAACATCTTGGTAATTTGGTCGCCAGTGTCACACAAGGAAAGAGCCCGACATTCCGCTCCGATTATGATGTCTCCTCTGACTGGGTGCTAATTCATATCTTTAAAAGCGATAAAGAGCTGGGCAACTTTCTCAACAATCAGGGTGTCTATTGA
- a CDS encoding HyaD/HybD family hydrogenase maturation endopeptidase, protein MPELPNVLILGIGNLLWADEGFGVRAVESLQRQYRFPDHVRLLDGGTQGIYLVQHIREAQILVVFDAVDYGLPGGSLKRVEGDEVPKFMGAKKVSLHQTGFQEVLAMAEMLGDYPQHLLLVGVQPVELEDYGGSLREPVRAQIGPAIHMALDYLQGLGIEVERRETPLSPDSGLQGAISDIRRYESERPSEQYACRVGDARVLTSSQFDLAYRPAPLEQNALCVDVDTHLDKYRNQGDQ, encoded by the coding sequence ATGCCCGAATTGCCGAATGTACTGATCCTTGGTATTGGAAACCTGCTTTGGGCCGATGAGGGTTTTGGGGTGCGCGCAGTGGAGTCGCTGCAGCGTCAATACCGTTTCCCTGACCATGTGCGTCTTCTGGATGGAGGTACCCAGGGTATCTATCTGGTTCAGCATATCCGCGAGGCGCAGATACTGGTGGTCTTCGATGCGGTTGACTACGGTCTGCCTGGTGGCAGCCTGAAACGAGTTGAGGGTGATGAGGTACCCAAGTTCATGGGTGCCAAAAAGGTAAGTCTGCATCAGACAGGGTTTCAAGAGGTGCTCGCCATGGCGGAGATGCTGGGCGACTATCCCCAACATCTTCTTCTGGTGGGTGTGCAACCCGTTGAGCTGGAGGACTACGGCGGCAGTTTGCGGGAGCCTGTCCGGGCCCAGATAGGGCCAGCGATCCACATGGCTCTGGATTATCTGCAAGGGCTTGGCATAGAGGTCGAGCGGCGTGAAACACCACTCTCACCCGACAGTGGTTTGCAGGGTGCTATCTCCGATATCAGGCGCTATGAGAGTGAGCGACCCTCGGAACAATATGCCTGTCGGGTTGGAGACGCAAGGGTTCTGACGTCGTCACAGTTTGATCTGGCCTACCGTCCGGCTCCCCTTGAGCAGAATGCCCTGTGTGTGGATGTGGATACACATCTCGATAAGTACCGTAACCAGGGGGATCAGTGA
- a CDS encoding HypC/HybG/HupF family hydrogenase formation chaperone, protein MCIGLPMQVLSIHPGYAMCEGMGERRRVDTLLVGEQPVGNWLLVFLDTAREVLSAARAREIEQALQALDLVIKGETEIDHLFDDLVNREPQLPEHLRLNK, encoded by the coding sequence ATGTGTATCGGTCTGCCGATGCAGGTCCTCTCCATTCACCCTGGTTATGCCATGTGTGAAGGGATGGGTGAGCGGCGCAGGGTGGATACACTCCTGGTTGGCGAACAGCCGGTGGGTAATTGGTTATTGGTATTTCTCGATACCGCCCGCGAGGTGCTGAGCGCGGCCAGGGCGAGGGAGATTGAGCAGGCACTGCAGGCCCTCGACCTCGTGATCAAGGGCGAGACTGAAATAGATCATCTTTTCGATGATCTGGTGAATCGCGAACCACAATTACCGGAACATCTTCGGTTGAATAAATAG
- a CDS encoding hydrogenase expression/formation protein, with protein sequence MNEIDIPITVTGPGSQPVEEDGAELDILQLPDEMSTFSMPQMPEPDQVQSLDKGMFALTELDRVLQQQAKVRDIKPEVVDISHLDGDNRSLVDQVLGEGEVSMLYQGTDSSARIQESVMAGIWRVRYFNQQQETTADTIEVAQVPRLCRRHVFSHAAHRVDSQLQSIPEGVLNAPPLFAEINDKVAEYRPGRESHVINLTLLPQTEQDLSFLIDRLGDGPLTILSRGYGNCRITSTAVQNVWWVQYFNSQDKNILNTLEIGDVPAVAAAAKEDIQESAQRLNEIMEAYR encoded by the coding sequence ATGAATGAAATCGACATACCTATAACTGTCACCGGTCCTGGTTCCCAACCGGTGGAAGAGGATGGTGCGGAGCTCGACATCCTGCAACTTCCCGATGAGATGTCTACCTTCAGCATGCCGCAGATGCCGGAGCCGGATCAGGTGCAGAGTCTCGACAAAGGCATGTTTGCATTAACCGAGTTGGACAGGGTGTTGCAACAACAGGCAAAGGTGAGAGACATAAAACCCGAAGTGGTCGATATATCACACCTGGATGGGGATAACCGCAGCTTGGTCGATCAGGTACTCGGTGAGGGCGAGGTAAGCATGCTCTACCAGGGTACTGATAGCAGTGCCAGAATTCAGGAGTCGGTGATGGCGGGTATCTGGCGTGTCAGATACTTCAATCAGCAACAAGAAACGACTGCCGATACGATCGAGGTGGCGCAGGTGCCCAGATTATGCCGACGTCATGTCTTCAGTCATGCGGCGCATCGTGTCGATAGCCAACTCCAGTCAATACCCGAAGGCGTATTGAATGCCCCGCCTCTGTTCGCGGAGATCAATGACAAGGTCGCCGAATACCGACCCGGCAGAGAGAGCCATGTCATCAATCTCACCCTGTTACCTCAGACAGAGCAGGATCTCTCGTTCCTGATCGATCGCCTGGGTGACGGTCCGCTCACCATACTCTCCCGTGGTTATGGCAACTGCCGTATTACCAGCACCGCTGTGCAAAATGTCTGGTGGGTACAGTATTTCAACTCCCAGGATAAGAATATTCTCAACACCCTCGAGATAGGCGATGTGCCCGCAGTCGCTGCTGCCGCCAAGGAAGATATTCAGGAGAGTGCCCAGCGCTTGAATGAGATCATGGAGGCCTACCGGTGA
- a CDS encoding rubredoxin — MSEAFFAGSYGGNDDKLRDDSLLECKICWYVYNPADGDDYWQIPPGTPFSKLPSNWSCPNCDGNKSDFMVVRDAS, encoded by the coding sequence GTGAGCGAGGCCTTCTTTGCCGGTTCCTATGGGGGCAATGATGACAAACTCCGTGATGACAGCCTCCTGGAGTGCAAGATCTGTTGGTATGTCTACAATCCCGCAGATGGCGACGACTATTGGCAAATCCCACCCGGGACGCCTTTTTCAAAATTGCCGTCGAACTGGAGCTGCCCAAATTGTGACGGCAATAAAAGTGACTTCATGGTGGTGAGGGATGCATCGTGA
- the hybE gene encoding [NiFe]-hydrogenase assembly chaperone HybE has product MICPDYLIQGLECQFRHIQQERMQGLPLLNPALHVEAVGFCKWNEYCLGVLITPWFMNLMLLPPEGDSWETMGVGDKQLHHMPSGPYEFILCEEEGIGRYQMCSLFSPVFEFADQATAVATAEAVMDALMCAEHRDGVSTRESEIERLWKGESDEQAVDEEVDLEEEERPALSQRLEQPLSRRELLRGKLNQSQDTEQ; this is encoded by the coding sequence GTGATCTGTCCTGACTATCTCATTCAAGGCCTGGAGTGCCAGTTTCGGCATATACAGCAGGAGCGCATGCAGGGACTGCCATTGCTCAATCCCGCCCTACATGTGGAAGCAGTTGGGTTTTGTAAATGGAACGAATACTGTCTTGGTGTTTTGATCACGCCTTGGTTTATGAACCTGATGCTGTTGCCACCGGAAGGGGATAGCTGGGAGACGATGGGGGTCGGCGATAAGCAACTCCATCATATGCCTTCCGGCCCTTATGAGTTCATCCTTTGCGAAGAGGAGGGTATAGGTCGTTATCAGATGTGTTCACTCTTTTCTCCGGTATTCGAGTTTGCCGATCAGGCCACGGCAGTGGCAACTGCAGAGGCGGTGATGGATGCGCTGATGTGTGCTGAACATCGGGATGGGGTCTCGACCCGTGAAAGTGAAATCGAGCGACTTTGGAAGGGAGAATCCGATGAGCAGGCAGTCGATGAGGAGGTGGACTTGGAGGAAGAGGAGAGACCTGCCCTGAGTCAACGCCTTGAGCAACCACTGAGTCGACGTGAGCTGCTGCGCGGAAAGCTCAATCAGAGCCAGGATACAGAGCAGTGA
- a CDS encoding nickel-dependent hydrogenase large subunit, with product MKVEGEILIELNCQQERVQSVAIRSSRPLQLTHLFEGKPVKELLGLVPMLYSVCATAQACAAVQACRQAMEIDENTQVELAEMMLVTVETAREHLWRILIDWSKQVNVPVNRAMVAGLSNLLPQAKHACFKESDLFTLQPRPKVVQEKFSSVIEQIEKTADDSIFSLSPTDWYAKSTIEEFDTWLEATSTPASILLQRLRDTQSARLADAGCHPLPTIDPPTMCHRLAQQDADGFIAAPDWKGAVFETTPLTRMASHPLLQQLAERYGFGLLTRMVARLLELASLPGRLSSQLQALMENPTAPASASTRVGAQQGLGEVEAARGRLIHRAVVDKDVIASYQIVAPTEWNFHPRGVVARGLLSLPAKEIVALKQHADLFINAVDPCVGYRLEVV from the coding sequence GTGAAGGTTGAGGGTGAAATTCTCATTGAGCTCAATTGTCAGCAGGAGCGCGTACAAAGTGTCGCCATCCGTTCAAGTCGCCCACTGCAGTTAACCCATCTGTTTGAGGGTAAACCGGTGAAGGAGCTGCTTGGTTTGGTGCCTATGCTTTACAGTGTATGTGCCACTGCCCAGGCATGTGCAGCGGTACAGGCGTGTCGCCAGGCGATGGAGATAGATGAAAATACCCAGGTCGAGTTGGCCGAGATGATGCTGGTCACAGTGGAGACCGCCCGTGAGCATCTCTGGCGCATCCTCATAGACTGGTCCAAACAAGTTAACGTCCCGGTAAATCGAGCCATGGTTGCTGGGCTATCGAATCTGCTGCCACAAGCTAAACATGCATGCTTTAAGGAGAGTGATCTGTTTACCCTGCAGCCACGACCGAAAGTGGTTCAAGAAAAGTTCTCGTCTGTCATTGAACAGATAGAGAAAACAGCTGATGATTCGATCTTCTCGCTCTCCCCTACGGACTGGTATGCCAAGTCCACTATCGAGGAATTCGATACCTGGCTCGAAGCGACATCGACACCAGCATCCATACTCTTGCAGCGCCTGAGGGACACCCAATCGGCGCGACTGGCGGATGCCGGTTGCCACCCCTTGCCCACTATCGATCCGCCAACAATGTGCCACCGATTGGCGCAGCAGGATGCGGATGGTTTTATCGCTGCTCCCGATTGGAAGGGTGCTGTTTTCGAGACCACGCCATTGACCAGAATGGCCTCTCATCCACTATTACAACAGCTTGCAGAGCGCTATGGCTTCGGTTTGTTGACACGCATGGTGGCCAGACTGTTGGAACTGGCGTCCCTGCCGGGCAGATTGAGCAGCCAATTACAGGCATTGATGGAGAATCCTACCGCTCCTGCAAGCGCATCCACAAGGGTAGGTGCGCAGCAAGGATTGGGTGAGGTGGAGGCGGCGAGGGGGCGTTTGATACACCGTGCCGTGGTGGACAAGGATGTGATTGCCAGTTACCAGATAGTGGCGCCCACGGAGTGGAATTTTCATCCCCGTGGCGTGGTCGCCAGAGGCTTGTTGAGCCTTCCTGCAAAGGAGATCGTCGCCTTAAAGCAGCATGCGGATCTCTTCATCAACGCCGTCGATCCCTGTGTTGGTTATCGGCTCGAGGTCGTTTGA
- the hypA gene encoding hydrogenase maturation nickel metallochaperone HypA: MHEMSLCEGVLNVLEEQALSQGYSRVKQVWLEIGSLSGVEPEAMRFSFDAVMKGSLADGARLEIIHLPGEAWCMQCSKPVQVSARYQPCPVCGSYQLQVTGGDEMRIKELEVE; encoded by the coding sequence ATGCATGAGATGTCCCTCTGCGAAGGGGTGCTGAATGTGCTGGAGGAGCAAGCGCTCAGCCAGGGATACAGCCGGGTCAAACAGGTCTGGTTGGAGATCGGTTCCCTGTCAGGCGTGGAGCCGGAGGCGATGCGTTTCAGTTTCGATGCGGTGATGAAAGGGAGTCTCGCCGATGGGGCGCGACTGGAGATCATCCATCTGCCGGGTGAGGCCTGGTGCATGCAGTGCAGTAAACCGGTTCAGGTATCGGCCAGATACCAACCCTGTCCGGTGTGCGGCAGCTATCAGTTGCAGGTAACCGGGGGCGACGAGATGCGGATTAAGGAACTTGAAGTCGAATAG
- the hypB gene encoding hydrogenase nickel incorporation protein HypB translates to MCTVCGCGEGDTKIEGHDHQHDHDHHHHAHAHGEDGHTHDYGQGPAHAHAPGLSQSRMVQIEQDILSKNNQYAAANRHYFHQHGILSLNLVSSPGSGKTTLLTRTIDDLQAQYGISVIEGDQQTANDAERIRATGAKALQINTGKGCHLDGHMVGHALESLKPEQGSLLFIENVGNLVCPAAFDLGEAHKVAILSVTEGEDKPIKYPDMFHAADLMLLNKIDLLPHLDFDVQRCIDYAQRINPKIKVLQLSAKTGEGMQGWYQWIAASRQMALAGNPAVPA, encoded by the coding sequence ATGTGTACAGTTTGCGGTTGTGGCGAAGGCGATACCAAGATCGAGGGTCATGACCATCAACATGATCATGATCACCATCATCATGCTCATGCTCATGGCGAGGATGGGCATACCCATGACTATGGTCAGGGCCCGGCTCATGCCCATGCCCCGGGACTGTCGCAATCGAGAATGGTGCAGATCGAGCAGGACATTCTGAGTAAGAACAACCAGTATGCCGCTGCCAACCGCCACTATTTTCATCAGCACGGCATATTGAGTCTGAACCTGGTCTCCAGTCCTGGATCGGGGAAGACGACCCTTTTGACCCGTACCATCGACGATCTGCAGGCGCAGTATGGCATCAGTGTCATCGAGGGCGATCAGCAGACCGCGAACGATGCGGAGCGGATACGCGCCACCGGGGCGAAGGCGTTGCAGATCAATACCGGCAAGGGGTGTCATCTGGATGGCCATATGGTCGGTCATGCCCTGGAATCGTTGAAACCGGAGCAGGGGAGCCTGCTGTTCATCGAGAATGTGGGCAACCTGGTCTGTCCGGCCGCCTTCGATCTGGGGGAGGCGCACAAGGTGGCGATCCTCTCCGTCACCGAGGGTGAGGACAAGCCGATCAAGTATCCGGATATGTTTCACGCCGCCGACCTGATGCTGTTGAACAAGATCGATCTGCTGCCCCATCTCGATTTCGATGTACAGCGCTGTATCGACTATGCGCAGCGGATCAATCCAAAGATCAAGGTGCTGCAACTCTCCGCCAAGACCGGCGAGGGGATGCAGGGCTGGTATCAGTGGATCGCGGCCAGCCGGCAGATGGCGCTGGCCGGCAACCCGGCGGTACCGGCTTAG
- a CDS encoding HypC/HybG/HupF family hydrogenase formation chaperone encodes MCLAIPAKVVAIDEQGDNATVVLGEVKKEVSLALVEDVSVDDFVLIHVGYALNKVSEEDAEKTLQLFAQAGVAP; translated from the coding sequence ATGTGCTTGGCCATACCGGCAAAAGTGGTCGCCATCGACGAGCAGGGCGATAACGCCACCGTGGTGTTGGGTGAGGTGAAGAAGGAGGTCTCCCTGGCGCTGGTGGAGGATGTCTCCGTGGACGACTTCGTGCTGATCCATGTGGGCTATGCCCTGAATAAGGTGAGCGAGGAGGATGCGGAGAAGACCCTCCAACTGTTCGCCCAGGCGGGAGTGGCGCCATGA
- the hypD gene encoding hydrogenase formation protein HypD, with protein sequence MKYVDEFRQHKLARQLADAIHQAADKGREYHLMEFCGGHTHAIFRYGVQDLMPENVRFVHGPGCPVCVLPIGRIDEAIHLVEAHDVILCTYGDLLRVPASGRKSLIRVKAAGGDVRMVYSTQDALRIARENPRREVVFFAIGFETTTPPSAVALRQAKAEGLNNFSLFCNHVLTPAAIQNILESPEVRELGSVSIHGFFGPSHVSSIIGSRPYEFFAQEFQRPVVIAGFEPLDVMQSALMLIRQLNEGRFVVENEYTRVVSREGNRKAQRLVAETFELRRSFEWRGLGQVPYSALKIKQDYASLDAEQRFSIPVSQAKDVKGCECPAILRGAKRPTDCKLFGTVCTPDNPMGSCMVSSEGACAAYWSYGRFRDPVQRSA encoded by the coding sequence ATGAAATATGTGGACGAATTCCGCCAGCACAAGCTGGCCAGACAGCTGGCCGATGCCATACATCAGGCGGCGGACAAGGGCCGGGAATACCATCTGATGGAGTTCTGTGGCGGCCACACCCACGCCATCTTCCGTTACGGTGTGCAGGATTTGATGCCTGAGAATGTGAGGTTCGTGCATGGCCCGGGCTGTCCGGTGTGTGTGCTGCCAATCGGCCGCATCGATGAAGCCATTCATCTGGTGGAGGCCCACGATGTCATCCTCTGCACCTATGGGGATCTGCTGCGGGTACCGGCCAGCGGTCGCAAGAGCCTGATCCGTGTCAAGGCCGCGGGGGGGGATGTGCGCATGGTCTATTCGACCCAGGATGCACTGCGAATCGCCCGCGAGAATCCCCGCCGGGAGGTGGTCTTCTTCGCCATCGGCTTCGAGACCACCACGCCTCCCAGTGCGGTGGCGCTGCGTCAGGCGAAGGCGGAGGGGCTGAACAACTTCAGTCTCTTCTGCAATCACGTGCTGACTCCTGCGGCGATCCAGAACATTCTGGAATCACCGGAAGTGCGTGAGTTGGGATCGGTCTCCATCCACGGTTTTTTTGGACCCTCTCATGTGAGCTCCATCATCGGCAGCCGGCCCTACGAGTTTTTTGCCCAGGAGTTTCAACGGCCGGTGGTGATCGCAGGTTTCGAGCCCCTGGATGTGATGCAGTCGGCCCTGATGCTGATCCGCCAGCTCAACGAAGGGCGTTTCGTGGTTGAGAACGAGTATACAAGGGTGGTGAGTCGCGAAGGCAATCGCAAGGCCCAGCGACTGGTGGCGGAGACCTTTGAGCTGCGGCGAAGCTTCGAGTGGCGGGGGCTGGGACAGGTACCCTACAGCGCCCTCAAGATCAAACAGGACTACGCATCCCTGGATGCGGAGCAGCGCTTCAGCATACCCGTCTCCCAGGCAAAGGATGTGAAGGGGTGTGAATGTCCGGCAATCCTGCGTGGTGCCAAGCGACCCACCGACTGCAAGCTGTTCGGTACGGTCTGCACGCCGGACAATCCCATGGGCTCCTGCATGGTCTCCTCCGAGGGTGCCTGCGCGGCCTATTGGAGTTATGGGCGTTTCCGGGATCCGGTGCAGCGCAGTGCCTGA
- the hypE gene encoding hydrogenase expression/formation protein HypE: MNAVVKRFPLRLDTRGARVDMTHGSGGRAMAQLIEELFLKHFDNELLRQGNDQAAFDVSTGRMVMSVDGHVISPLFFPGGDIGSLAVHGTLNDVAMSGARPLYLSAGFILEEGFPLADLDRIVASMGRAAAEAGVPVVTGDTKVVEKGKGDGVFITTTGIGLVPDGISISGDRAQPGDKIIVSGSIGDHGVAIMSSRENLEFETTIESDSAALHGLVKRMVETAPDIHCLRDPTRGGLATTLNELAMQSGVGMRLQESEIPMKAAVTSACELLGLDPLYVANEGKLICICAAGDAERLLSVMQDDPLGRDSRIIGDVVEDQHHFVQMETLFGGSRVVDWLSGEQLPRIC; this comes from the coding sequence ATGAACGCGGTGGTAAAACGTTTTCCCCTACGTCTCGATACCCGAGGTGCCCGGGTCGATATGACCCATGGCAGCGGCGGTCGGGCCATGGCGCAGCTGATAGAGGAGCTGTTTCTCAAGCACTTCGATAACGAGTTGCTGAGGCAGGGTAACGACCAGGCGGCCTTCGATGTCTCAACGGGACGCATGGTGATGAGTGTGGATGGCCATGTCATCTCGCCGCTCTTCTTTCCCGGCGGCGACATCGGTTCGCTGGCGGTACACGGGACCTTGAACGATGTGGCCATGTCCGGTGCGCGGCCGCTCTATCTCTCGGCCGGGTTCATCCTCGAAGAGGGTTTCCCCCTGGCGGATCTCGATCGCATCGTCGCCAGTATGGGGCGTGCGGCTGCCGAGGCGGGTGTGCCGGTGGTAACCGGCGATACCAAGGTGGTGGAGAAGGGTAAGGGTGACGGTGTCTTTATCACCACCACCGGTATCGGGCTGGTGCCCGATGGGATCAGCATATCCGGGGATCGCGCCCAGCCTGGAGACAAGATCATCGTCAGTGGCAGCATTGGTGATCATGGGGTGGCGATCATGTCGAGTCGGGAGAATCTGGAGTTCGAGACAACAATCGAATCTGACTCTGCGGCACTCCACGGTCTGGTGAAAAGGATGGTCGAGACAGCTCCCGATATCCACTGCCTGCGGGATCCAACCCGTGGCGGACTGGCCACCACCCTCAATGAGCTGGCCATGCAGTCCGGCGTCGGCATGCGTCTGCAGGAGTCGGAGATCCCCATGAAAGCGGCCGTGACCTCCGCCTGTGAACTGCTGGGCCTCGATCCCCTCTATGTGGCCAACGAGGGCAAGCTCATCTGTATCTGTGCGGCCGGGGATGCAGAGCGGTTGTTGTCGGTGATGCAGGATGATCCCCTGGGTCGGGATAGCCGGATCATCGGCGATGTGGTTGAGGATCAACACCATTTTGTCCAGATGGAGACACTCTTCGGTGGCAGCCGGGTGGTCGATTGGCTCTCCGGCGAACAGCTGCCGAGGATCTGTTGA